One part of the Arachidicoccus terrestris genome encodes these proteins:
- a CDS encoding FecR family protein: MKDEILIKYLLGEATVEEVTLVEGWLKKDSANYEYYLDLKTYWDQSKLLELQPAHDYDTDAQWHKLKLKMGPSTVKSGMASATADMNETKAVAKSGIGRIVQMQYWKWAAAIAVVLLGCWFAWNEMQSANNTGNIQILTASASPLTDTLSDGSIVTLNRYSSLQTPLEFKGKVREVTLEDGEAFFNIVHKPSKPFWVHIGPIDVKVLGTSFNIKKNGNQTIIDVATGKVSINYKGKHLILYPKERTLIDPSTTELLSQRNQGQLYNYYVTKKFIANNTRLEDLVNILNEAYNQHIVFGRPELKDMRITTVFSKEPLEIILNVISETFGIKVIYNKDSIELK, translated from the coding sequence ATGAAAGACGAAATACTTATAAAATATCTTTTAGGTGAAGCGACAGTTGAAGAGGTTACTTTAGTAGAAGGTTGGCTAAAGAAAGATAGTGCTAATTATGAATATTACTTGGACCTGAAAACGTACTGGGATCAAAGTAAGCTGCTTGAATTACAGCCTGCACATGATTATGATACTGATGCACAATGGCATAAACTAAAATTGAAAATGGGACCGAGCACCGTTAAAAGCGGCATGGCTTCGGCTACTGCTGATATGAATGAGACGAAGGCCGTGGCAAAAAGTGGAATAGGACGCATTGTTCAGATGCAATATTGGAAATGGGCTGCCGCTATTGCCGTCGTTTTATTGGGATGCTGGTTTGCATGGAACGAAATGCAATCCGCAAACAATACCGGAAATATTCAGATTTTGACAGCCTCTGCTTCTCCATTAACAGATACGTTGTCAGATGGTTCAATTGTCACACTAAACCGGTATTCGAGCTTACAGACTCCGTTGGAATTTAAAGGAAAAGTCAGAGAGGTTACCTTGGAGGATGGAGAAGCCTTTTTTAATATTGTTCATAAGCCGTCAAAGCCTTTTTGGGTTCATATTGGTCCTATAGATGTTAAAGTACTTGGAACCTCTTTTAATATTAAAAAGAACGGTAATCAAACGATCATTGATGTAGCAACGGGTAAGGTGTCAATCAATTATAAGGGCAAACATCTGATTCTTTATCCTAAGGAGAGAACTTTAATCGATCCGTCAACAACAGAATTGCTTAGTCAGAGAAATCAGGGGCAGCTCTATAACTACTACGTGACAAAAAAGTTTATTGCGAACAATACCAGGCTGGAAGATTTGGTCAATATTTTAAATGAGGCATACAATCAGCATATCGTATTCGGAAGACCGGAGTTAAAGGATATGCGTATAACCACTGTTTTTTCCAAAGAACCATTGGAGATTATATTGAATGTGATTTCAGAAACCTTTGGAATTAAGGTTATCTATAATAAAGATTCCATTGAGTTAAAATAG
- a CDS encoding carboxypeptidase-like regulatory domain-containing protein, translating to MNIANKISSIGYLFLLLFFFVVSSSRAQAYLSQEVEMDISHKPLRNVLDSIGHQAGFIFSYNSSDLPGDSLVSFKGHMPVDRVLDQLLQERYDYKVMPGYVILRYTPYSFRIETQPPVLTRKGVLLSGVIVDESTGKKLKNVSLYEKTNLVSALTDKNGYFQIPLMSDSGSITLTVSKQWYHEIVMTILPTVKVETKASNIAAIANSDTAGASSVNHSFLDKMFSSTRQRIQSLNISDFMAHRSYQFSVIPKWNTRGDLSGQVISKFSLNLLAGYNAGVHGFEMGTIANLNRTEMDGVQLSGIMNVVGGRSSGFQVAGITNQVYQEAHGVQLAGLRNKVNRSFSGLQAAGIYNKAGGILEGLQLSGIFNSAGHLKGTQISGVINKASTSSGFQLGLVNLLDTASGTSVGMVNIARHGGFYQLSIFASESSLANIAFKSGREAFYSKILFGIGNKDASDFYVGLGVGHIFPSKRRMKVSWDGAIENYMRHDNDKVNLVFKSSVEFHFPLADGLGVFIGPSINVFGKGQDPKRPIELPMKDYPTINRGKDISGWVGINAGIDVF from the coding sequence ATGAACATAGCAAATAAAATATCTTCCATTGGCTATCTGTTTCTCTTATTGTTTTTTTTCGTTGTGAGTTCCAGTCGCGCACAGGCCTATTTGTCTCAGGAGGTTGAAATGGATATCAGCCATAAACCGTTAAGAAATGTACTGGATAGCATTGGACATCAGGCAGGGTTTATATTTTCTTATAACAGCTCGGACCTGCCGGGTGACAGTCTCGTGAGTTTTAAGGGGCATATGCCCGTAGATAGAGTTTTAGATCAATTATTACAGGAAAGATATGACTATAAAGTTATGCCGGGCTATGTTATTCTGCGCTATACCCCGTATTCCTTTAGGATTGAAACCCAACCACCTGTCCTGACAAGAAAAGGAGTGTTATTATCAGGGGTGATCGTAGATGAAAGTACTGGCAAAAAATTAAAGAATGTGAGCCTTTATGAAAAAACGAACCTGGTATCGGCATTAACGGATAAAAATGGCTATTTCCAGATACCGCTGATGAGTGACTCAGGGAGTATTACGTTAACGGTTAGTAAGCAGTGGTATCATGAAATTGTAATGACGATATTGCCTACCGTTAAGGTGGAGACAAAAGCAAGTAATATTGCAGCGATTGCTAATTCGGATACCGCTGGAGCGTCTTCTGTAAACCACTCTTTTTTGGACAAGATGTTTAGTTCTACAAGGCAACGAATTCAGAGCCTGAATATCAGTGATTTTATGGCACATAGATCTTATCAGTTCTCTGTCATCCCTAAATGGAACACTAGGGGAGATCTTAGCGGCCAGGTGATCAGCAAGTTTTCCCTTAATCTTTTGGCGGGATATAATGCCGGTGTCCACGGTTTTGAAATGGGAACGATAGCGAACCTGAATAGAACAGAGATGGATGGGGTGCAGTTGTCCGGTATCATGAATGTAGTAGGAGGGCGGAGTAGTGGTTTTCAGGTAGCTGGTATAACCAACCAGGTTTATCAGGAGGCACATGGCGTGCAATTGGCAGGGTTACGTAACAAAGTAAACCGTTCGTTTTCAGGATTACAAGCGGCTGGTATATATAATAAGGCCGGCGGAATTTTGGAGGGGCTTCAACTATCAGGAATTTTTAATAGTGCAGGTCATTTGAAAGGAACCCAAATTTCCGGGGTGATTAATAAAGCAAGTACATCTTCTGGGTTCCAGCTAGGTCTGGTCAATTTGTTAGATACCGCCTCAGGTACCAGTGTAGGGATGGTTAATATCGCTCGCCATGGCGGGTTTTATCAACTTAGCATATTTGCCAGTGAATCCTCTCTGGCCAATATAGCCTTCAAGAGCGGCAGAGAAGCCTTTTATTCCAAGATCCTTTTTGGTATTGGCAATAAGGACGCAAGTGATTTCTATGTTGGTCTGGGTGTAGGCCACATATTTCCTTCTAAAAGAAGAATGAAAGTATCGTGGGATGGGGCCATTGAAAATTATATGCGCCATGACAATGATAAAGTCAACTTGGTATTTAAATCTTCTGTAGAGTTTCATTTTCCGTTAGCAGATGGTTTGGGAGTCTTTATAGGACCTTCCATTAATGTGTTTGGCAAGGGACAGGATCCTAAAAGACCTATTGAACTTCCTATGAAGGATTATCCGACAATAAACCGGGGCAAAGATATTAGCGGTTGGGTTGGTATTAACGCGGGCATTGATGTTTTTTAA
- a CDS encoding TonB-dependent receptor gives MKCFVGIMISMFFCTVVVTGQRITQNIRGVVKDAASGKPIAAATVMIQGKSTGRVADSSGHFLLSDVPVGRYNILFSAVGYEPTLLEDIIVSSVQQPELSVVLRLSASKLEDIIVRTSGKSGAADNMAISSSRQLSPEQASRYAGGFDDPARLVSSFAGVSSNVSSNGIVVRGNSPNSLLWRMEGVEIPNPNHFADLDGFGGGALTALSSRLLSSADFLTGAFPASYNNALSGVFDVHMRTGSTKQRVNAVGLGLIGLDVSSEGPFKNGSSSSYLFNYRYSTLGLIGPIIGNNAGVNFQDLSFKLNFQTKRSGTFSLWGIGLIDHSGQDPEKDRDKWEYQDDMEKSDVDQYMGTIGLTHEILLSGKSMLKNTLATTTSGIDLKTDSLNVSNTLVPENRIKNSYTNYILSSSLKTRFNRRHTNQTGITITGLQYNLLMRNQPELNAPLETFADADGSSLLVSGYTESSLNLGNRWTLNGGINGQILMLNHHYTVEPRLAFKYMLNDKQFLTLAYGLHSRLERISSYFVNGGQDGKQQVNKDMDFTKAHHLVIGFDKRINAQLHFKAEAYYQYLFDVPVIRDSSFSLINLEDDWFFDAALQNTGKGRNYGIDLTLEKYMTRGFYWMFTGSVFKSQYMGGDQFWRDTRYDRNYVFNLLAGKEWQLGKFKQKTFGVNARISYQGGDHYSPLDMDASLATKDAVYNERDAFSKQYDPAFVTHLTINYKINRKKSVHELSLKIINANGYREHFGFAYNYLTGKMEDYREALFIPNLSYTMTF, from the coding sequence ATGAAATGCTTCGTTGGCATTATGATATCAATGTTCTTTTGTACCGTTGTTGTTACCGGCCAGAGAATTACCCAGAATATTAGAGGTGTAGTAAAGGATGCCGCATCAGGAAAGCCGATCGCTGCAGCGACTGTTATGATTCAAGGGAAGTCGACGGGCAGGGTAGCGGACTCTTCCGGACATTTTCTGTTAAGCGATGTTCCTGTCGGAAGATACAATATTTTATTTAGCGCGGTAGGTTATGAGCCTACCTTGCTAGAAGATATTATTGTATCTTCTGTTCAACAGCCGGAATTGTCTGTGGTATTAAGACTGTCTGCCAGCAAGCTCGAGGATATTATTGTACGTACCTCGGGCAAGAGTGGTGCTGCGGATAATATGGCAATCAGCAGTTCTCGCCAATTGAGCCCGGAACAGGCCAGCCGTTATGCCGGCGGTTTTGATGATCCTGCAAGATTGGTGTCTTCATTTGCAGGTGTTTCCAGTAACGTTAGCTCCAACGGGATCGTTGTAAGAGGCAATAGCCCAAATTCACTACTGTGGCGCATGGAAGGAGTGGAGATTCCTAATCCCAATCATTTCGCAGATCTGGATGGATTTGGTGGCGGCGCCCTAACGGCACTTAGTTCGAGATTATTATCCAGTGCAGATTTTTTGACCGGTGCATTTCCCGCGTCCTATAATAACGCACTATCTGGTGTGTTTGATGTTCATATGCGAACCGGAAGCACAAAGCAACGCGTTAATGCAGTTGGTTTAGGCCTAATAGGACTTGATGTCTCTTCTGAAGGGCCGTTCAAAAATGGCAGCAGCTCTTCTTACCTTTTCAACTACCGTTACTCGACGCTTGGGCTAATTGGGCCAATCATTGGGAATAATGCAGGTGTGAATTTCCAGGATTTGTCTTTCAAATTAAATTTCCAGACCAAGAGATCCGGTACATTTTCACTATGGGGTATCGGACTGATCGATCACTCCGGGCAGGACCCGGAAAAAGACCGGGACAAGTGGGAATATCAAGATGATATGGAAAAGTCAGATGTGGATCAATACATGGGAACGATTGGCCTGACCCATGAAATTCTTCTATCCGGCAAGTCAATGCTAAAAAACACATTGGCGACGACGACCAGTGGTATTGACCTAAAAACAGATAGCTTGAATGTGAGCAATACATTGGTGCCGGAGAACCGCATCAAAAATAGCTATACCAATTATATTTTATCTTCTTCTTTGAAAACAAGATTTAATAGACGTCATACTAACCAAACCGGAATCACCATTACCGGGTTACAATATAATCTGCTGATGCGTAACCAGCCTGAACTGAATGCGCCTTTAGAGACTTTTGCTGACGCGGATGGATCGAGCTTGCTGGTCTCAGGATATACAGAGTCATCTTTAAATTTAGGAAACAGGTGGACGTTGAATGGGGGGATTAACGGCCAGATTCTTATGCTTAATCATCACTATACCGTAGAACCACGGCTTGCATTTAAGTATATGCTGAATGACAAACAGTTCTTGACTTTGGCTTACGGACTGCACAGTCGACTGGAAAGGATTAGCAGCTATTTTGTAAATGGCGGACAGGATGGGAAACAGCAGGTCAATAAAGATATGGATTTTACAAAGGCCCATCATTTAGTGATAGGATTTGATAAAAGAATTAATGCTCAACTCCATTTTAAGGCAGAAGCGTATTACCAATACCTTTTTGATGTACCTGTTATAAGAGATAGTTCGTTCTCTCTCATCAATTTGGAAGATGACTGGTTTTTTGATGCTGCATTGCAGAATACTGGTAAGGGCAGGAACTATGGTATAGATTTGACATTGGAGAAGTATATGACACGTGGTTTCTATTGGATGTTTACCGGATCGGTCTTTAAATCCCAATATATGGGCGGTGATCAATTCTGGAGAGATACCCGGTATGACCGAAATTATGTATTTAATTTATTGGCAGGAAAGGAGTGGCAATTGGGCAAGTTTAAACAAAAAACCTTTGGCGTAAATGCGCGGATCAGCTATCAAGGAGGAGATCATTATTCCCCTTTGGATATGGATGCTTCCTTGGCAACGAAGGATGCCGTTTACAATGAGCGTGATGCTTTTTCGAAACAATATGATCCGGCATTCGTGACACATCTTACGATCAATTACAAAATTAATCGTAAGAAAAGTGTCCATGAGCTGTCTTTAAAAATTATTAATGCCAATGGATATCGTGAACATTTTGGTTTTGCATATAATTATCTGACAGGCAAAATGGAGGATTATCGGGAAGCGTTATTTATTCCCAATTTGAGTTATACTATGACCTTTTAA
- a CDS encoding helix-turn-helix domain-containing protein, with amino-acid sequence MEHTIHEGRNVKRFREMLNIKQESLARELGEDWNQKKVSLLEQKEKIDAPLLRQISDALKIPAEAIQNFDEELAVNIISNNFTANDNGTGFAYNYHPTFNPLDKMVELYERMLQQQKDLIEKLEKLIEAK; translated from the coding sequence ATGGAACATACAATACATGAAGGAAGAAATGTAAAACGCTTCCGTGAGATGCTGAATATAAAGCAGGAATCCCTCGCCCGAGAATTGGGAGAAGACTGGAATCAGAAGAAAGTATCACTGCTGGAACAAAAAGAAAAGATTGATGCTCCCCTGCTCCGACAAATCTCTGACGCCTTAAAAATTCCGGCTGAAGCCATTCAGAATTTTGACGAGGAGCTGGCCGTAAATATTATATCTAATAATTTTACTGCTAATGATAATGGAACTGGCTTTGCTTATAATTACCACCCGACATTCAACCCTCTCGATAAAATGGTCGAATTATACGAGCGAATGTTGCAACAACAAAAGGATTTAATTGAGAAGTTAGAAAAGTTAATTGAAGCAAAATGA